Proteins encoded by one window of Cannabis sativa cultivar Pink pepper isolate KNU-18-1 chromosome 4, ASM2916894v1, whole genome shotgun sequence:
- the LOC115712287 gene encoding methylesterase 10, translating into MRGNHFVLVHGACHGAWCWYKLMNQLKVDAEIENRSVHVTALDLGASGIDPKVLEEVPNVDDYVEPLMEFMAKLPEDQRVILVGHSYAGLCISLAMQKFPHKISLAVFLTAYMPNFNSSPALLIQEYFKRTPMESILDSQIKFKEDRPMSVIFGPQYMRTKMYPHSEPQAIELAKMLVRPTRLYMEDFDKENLLSESKFGSVKKVYILCEEDEVMKEEFQRWMIEISDPPLTNEQVILIKGADHMVMLSKPYQLSQIFTKLMITHS; encoded by the exons ATGAGAGGAAACCACTTTGTTCTGGTTCATGGGGCTTGCCATGGTGCATGGTGCTGGTACAAGCTCATGAACCAGCTCAAAGTGGATGCAGAGATTGAAAACCGCTCTGTCCACGTGACGGCGTTGGACCTTGGAGCCTCGGGGATCGATCCTAAGGTGCTCGAAGAGGTACCCAATGTTGATGATTATGTTGAACCACTGATGGAGTTCATGGCTAAACTCCCTGAGGACCAAAGAGTGATTCTTGTGGGGCATAGCTATGCTGGTCTTTGCATATCTTTGGCTATGCAAAAATTCCCACATAAGATTTCACTTGCAGTTTTCTTGACTGCTTACATGCCCAATTTCAACTCATCTCCTGCACTTCTCATCCAAGAA TACTTCAAGAGGACCCCAATGGAATCAATATTAGATAGCCAAATAAAGTTCAAAGAAGATCGACCAATGTCAGTGATATTTGGTCCACAGTATATGAGAACAAAGATGTACCCACATAGTGAACCACAGGCAA TAGAATTGGCAAAAATGTTAGTAAGGCCAACTAGACTTTACATGGAAGATTTTGATAAGGAAAATTTATTGAGTGAATCCAAATTCGGATCAGTgaaaaaagtatatattttgtgtGAAGAAGATGAGGTGATGAAGGAAGAGTTTCAACGGTGGATGATTGAGATTAGTGATCCACCTTTGACTAATGAACAAGTCATACTTATTAAAGGAGCTGATCATATGGTCATGCTTTCTAAACCATATCAACTTTCCCAAATTTTCACTAAATTAATGATTACTCACTCCTAG
- the LOC115714991 gene encoding autophagy-related protein 101 isoform X1 — MSCEVCQLKELEVGHFEFEIQEVLRCILHTILFHRALGLVRPKDADLELFDITYVQCGDLEIEKKIEEKIEQFISWVEKHPNKKSQFVQICLSFYEVKNKQASWFTNKIERLYWEQWYINLNVSQLQRTTSSKSRRTKVVEPGENAMEERSARRAALEASLRDVMFQIIKFVNEKKDHVPPIPNREGVISYPYEITIPSSSDSAFGMDMIKRMLQTGHPTMLS, encoded by the exons ATGAGCTGTGAAGTTTGTCAACTCAAAGAATTG gAAGTGGGTCACTTTGAATTTGAGATACAAGAGGTTCTGCGCT GCATACTACATACAATTTTGTTTCATCGAGCTCTTGGTCTTGTGAGGCCCAAAGATGCTGATTTGGAACTTTTTGATATTACATAT GTCCAATGTGGAGATTtggaaattgaaaagaaaatcgAGGAGAAGATTGAGCAATTTATTAGTTGGGTTGAGAAACACCCCAACAAAAAAAGTCAG TTTGTGCAGATATGTTTGTCATTTTATGAAGTGAAGAATAAGCAAGCCTCTTGGTTCACAAACAAAATAGAGCGCCTATATTGGGAACAGTGGTACATTAACTTAAATGTGTCCCAGCTTCAAAGGACAACTTCTAGCAAGTCTCGTCGTACCAAAGTTGTCGAGCCAGGAG AGAACGCCATGGAGGAGAGAAGCGCTCGAAGGGCAGCTCTCGAAGCATCTCTTCGTGATGTtatgtttcaaataattaaatttgtgaatGAGAAGAAGGATCATGTTCCCCCTATCCCGAATCGCGAGGGTGTGATTTCTTATCCTTATGAAATCACTATCCCCAG TTCATCGGATTCTGCATTTGGGATGGACATGATCAAGAGGATGCTTCAGACTGGACATCCAACCATGCTTAGCTGA
- the LOC115714991 gene encoding autophagy-related protein 101 isoform X2 produces the protein MSCEVCQLKELEVGHFEFEIQEVLRCILHTILFHRALGLVRPKDADLELFDITYVQCGDLEIEKKIEEKIEQFISWVEKHPNKKSQICLSFYEVKNKQASWFTNKIERLYWEQWYINLNVSQLQRTTSSKSRRTKVVEPGENAMEERSARRAALEASLRDVMFQIIKFVNEKKDHVPPIPNREGVISYPYEITIPSSSDSAFGMDMIKRMLQTGHPTMLS, from the exons ATGAGCTGTGAAGTTTGTCAACTCAAAGAATTG gAAGTGGGTCACTTTGAATTTGAGATACAAGAGGTTCTGCGCT GCATACTACATACAATTTTGTTTCATCGAGCTCTTGGTCTTGTGAGGCCCAAAGATGCTGATTTGGAACTTTTTGATATTACATAT GTCCAATGTGGAGATTtggaaattgaaaagaaaatcgAGGAGAAGATTGAGCAATTTATTAGTTGGGTTGAGAAACACCCCAACAAAAAAAGTCAG ATATGTTTGTCATTTTATGAAGTGAAGAATAAGCAAGCCTCTTGGTTCACAAACAAAATAGAGCGCCTATATTGGGAACAGTGGTACATTAACTTAAATGTGTCCCAGCTTCAAAGGACAACTTCTAGCAAGTCTCGTCGTACCAAAGTTGTCGAGCCAGGAG AGAACGCCATGGAGGAGAGAAGCGCTCGAAGGGCAGCTCTCGAAGCATCTCTTCGTGATGTtatgtttcaaataattaaatttgtgaatGAGAAGAAGGATCATGTTCCCCCTATCCCGAATCGCGAGGGTGTGATTTCTTATCCTTATGAAATCACTATCCCCAG TTCATCGGATTCTGCATTTGGGATGGACATGATCAAGAGGATGCTTCAGACTGGACATCCAACCATGCTTAGCTGA